The genomic interval GAATTAATCGCTATacaaaatggaaaatgaaaagaaaaagtttttagTAAAGAAACTGACCAAGGTCATCGAAGAGGCAGACAAAAATGGAGTTTCGCGAAGTGatgttcgtaatattttaattaatCCAACTGTAGATAAAGTGAAGAAAACTGACAGTAAAACTAAGGAGAATACAGGAATAGAGAATACAGAGTATACCAAAGAACATGAGGAAAAGGAGAAAAGAGATGAGAGAAAATTGTCTCCGTTAAAATCAAAATACGTTATGTATGCTTTTATGTACGTTTTTGGAATAATCAGTacattaataactattttcattcACGGTTTCATTGTTGACGCGTTAGCTGAGAAATGTTTTATGGACCAAAATGTTTATGCAGCTGAAATTTCAAGACCACTGGTCCAATGCAATATGTGTAGGAATCTAGACAGCATTCCTGTGGAGTCCGGCATTTCTGCTGAAGAGTTCAAACGGAAATATGCATATACATCTGTTCCTGTGTTAATCAAAGATGCAACAAACACGTGGTCCGCAATGACACAATTCAATTTTCAGTTCTTCAAAGATCTATATTTCAGAACAGAAGATGCATTGAGGACTGTGGACGAAGAATGTCAGTTCTTCCCATATAATACCGACTTTTTGACATTAAGTGATGTTTTCAATATGTCTGACGCTCGTGCAAACTTTGTGGATGGGGAAATGCCTTGGTATATAGGATGGTAAGTATAAATGTCAATTGGttaagttaaaacatttttaaaccttGGTCAAACTGATACTGTTGGCCGCATGATCCTTTGATGTAGTAAAATAGAGCCCTGCAATCCGCCTAAATCGttgaaacatttaatataatACCTAGACAAGTTGACCTGAGGCAAATTTGCCATGCTTGGagtatataaatgtaatatgGAAAACATCGACCGTCAACTTGCAGATGAACGTGTATCAATTGAACTAAATCTTTGAATTACAAACGTATTGTACCTAGATATTTTAAATTGATTTCTGCATAAATGCAATGCAAAAAGTCTGTAATACAAAAAGTGCATTACTAACTAACATTACTTGAACGGAAATCGCCTATTTAATCGATTTACAattgaagttttaattttttcaggagcaaCTGTCACAAGGAAGTGAGAAATAAACTACGAAAACATTACCAACGACCTTACTTTCTACCCAACAACTCAGAGTCAAGCACGCTTGATTGGATCTTCATGGGTGGTTCAGGACCTGGGGCACTTGTACACGTATGTACATATAAActgttttaagtatatttttatatgtaaattgaAACCAATTCAACCACAGTTTCCTTTTTAACTTGTTTACGGCTGATAATtgcttttagtttatactaatttattataACTTGAGTTGGaagaaaattgtatttatttgaatCTCTTTCGACGCTTTTGAAAGACCATATGACCACGGAGTGAGgcataaacaaatataaatcactGGTTTGCGCAGACGACAGTACATAGCATAACTCGATCTGACTTTTTACTTATGTTTGAAAATGTTCAATATGAACATAGTTCAAAACATTCGTGCTGAAATATCTTACAGGGAAAATTTTATGTCCCTGATTTATTTCATCAATTTCAGTTAGACTATGTTGTTAGACCGTCTTGGCAAGCACAAATATCTGGTATGAAGACGTGGACCCTCGTTCCCTCTCCGGAATGTGAGGCCGAATGCAAATCCTTCAATGTTACCGTTCACAAAGGAGATATATGTAAGATATGCAGTATTTATTCTGTTTGTTTtctgctatttttcttctttcaagttcttgaaaaaataaaaataatatattgaaTGATTGCATGTATTATTCTGTGTTGTAAGTGCACTAGGATGATCTGTTTCATCAACATTTTTtattggtttgttttgggtttaacgctttttcaacagtacttcagttatgtaacggaaggcagttaacctaaccagtgttcctggattctgtaataGTACAaacctccgcaagtaactgccaacttccccacatgaatcagaggtcgaggacgaatgatttcagacacaatgtcctttatcaaatcgtcatggagaacataaaccccgcccggggatcaaactcgcgaccacGCGATCCGTAGATACCATACATAGGAGCAGCTCTATGGCACGTAAcaaacatgtacatatttaaCTAATATGTAACAGTTGGCATATATTCATAGTAGACATAACAATATTTGCCGGAAATAAACCTAGAGAAACTTTgtgaattttgtatttttctttgcaATCAGACTGTTAAGTATTGTTTATCCATTTCAGTTGTTGTGGACACAAATGTATGGTACCACTCTACTTTTATCCATCCTGGGGACATTAGTATCACCATTGGTTCAGAATATGACTAATTCTACAAACATTAATTTGAGTCAGTATGAGCTCGGGTTGATTTTTGACTGTGTTTATTCGAACGTCAAAATTTAAGTTTTCAGTCCTTAGAAGAATGAAATAAAATCCTTTTTATACCATGTCTTAATTTTCTACTTTGTATGGTATCTCTGTGacattataaaaatattcaataacGGTTTTGTGTCTGAAGAAAAGCGAAAGATATAGCCCTAACGACTTGTCTCTGCAGTTTTGAGCTCTCATTGTATGACTTAAATTAACATCAGAtaagaaactattttcagttaaTAGATAAATGTCACTGGTAAAATCTTCACGGACAAGATACGGAGCTGCATTGTTGCAAGGTGTATCAGACATACAAAGCCATTATGCTTTCGAATATATAATGACAACTCTCACTCATGTATACCCGTAACTGCAAAAGGCAACAAAAATATGATGGAAACATCTTTTAAGGAATCGAACACATCATAACTAGTGTTGTCGCGAGAAGTTTGGACCCGTACCATAAAAGATGATGATTTAAGTTCGTTATAATGATTGTGAAATTTCgtttttatcatatattataaCCTGAACCATTATTCCGAATCATTTGTTAGCTTACAAGTTAGGTAGGTTGTTTTCCTTGGGGCAAAATCCAATTGctactttaattattttattttactgaatGTTAAATTTCGTCCGAGAATTAAGAGAAACACATTTCGTTTTACTGTATACTCATTTGCAAATAATTTGTctcattttcaaaacttttgtcAGCAGTATATGAACTTAGACCATATGTTTCATTCATCTTTGGTACAGTTACAAGTAGCAAATGGCTACTTATATAATTCAATAAAGATTTGTTCAAAACAAATTTACGTTGTTCAAGAAGTGTTTTGAAAGGAGAAAATATAATACATAACATTGTAAGTAATTTCATCGAAAACAGTAACAAGGGTCATGTTGGACATAACGAATATTTCGTGTAAAAATTGGCCTAGAAAAtgacatattttgaaataatgaattgTATACACATCAATAAGA from Mercenaria mercenaria strain notata chromosome 2, MADL_Memer_1, whole genome shotgun sequence carries:
- the LOC123562541 gene encoding uncharacterized protein LOC123562541, producing MENEKKKFLVKKLTKVIEEADKNGVSRSDVRNILINPTVDKVKKTDSKTKENTGIENTEYTKEHEEKEKRDERKLSPLKSKYVMYAFMYVFGIISTLITIFIHGFIVDALAEKCFMDQNVYAAEISRPLVQCNMCRNLDSIPVESGISAEEFKRKYAYTSVPVLIKDATNTWSAMTQFNFQFFKDLYFRTEDALRTVDEECQFFPYNTDFLTLSDVFNMSDARANFVDGEMPWYIGWSNCHKEVRNKLRKHYQRPYFLPNNSESSTLDWIFMGGSGPGALVHLDYVVRPSWQAQISGMKTWTLVPSPECEAECKSFNVTVHKGDIFVVDTNVWYHSTFIHPGDISITIGSEYD